The following coding sequences are from one bacterium window:
- a CDS encoding PIN domain-containing protein produces the protein MEHRSIIIDSSFLVALYLTNDSQHGQAKIIANKLASMPKTIVIHPYVVEEVATILAYRVGTALSQRFLIDLTASTESTLFAPVVIKRDIEFFQALNKKISFADATIIYLAKQMNSPILTFDKQMLSILKNL, from the coding sequence ATGGAGCATAGATCCATAATAATAGACAGCAGTTTTTTGGTTGCCCTGTATCTGACAAACGATTCACAGCACGGTCAGGCTAAGATCATAGCAAATAAACTGGCGAGCATGCCAAAAACCATAGTTATTCATCCGTATGTTGTGGAGGAAGTAGCTACGATTTTGGCATACCGCGTCGGAACAGCACTTTCGCAAAGATTCTTGATTGACCTCACAGCGTCCACCGAATCAACCCTTTTCGCCCCGGTAGTTATAAAGCGCGATATAGAATTCTTTCAAGCATTGAACAAGAAAATTTCCTTTGCAGATGCCACGATAATATATTTGGCAAAACAAATGAATTCTCCGATTTTGACTTTTGACAAGCAAATGCTTTCAATATTAAAAAATTTGTAA
- a CDS encoding endonuclease domain-containing protein gives MRTIHNLSENKSLRKKLRNNATPQEIIMWSRLKGNQLGHKFRRQHGIGKYIVDFYCPEKKLIIELDGSQHIDSGYDKMRSEYLESVGCKIIRFWDSEVNTNIDGVLMKIQSALE, from the coding sequence ATGCGAACAATTCACAACCTATCTGAAAACAAATCATTGAGAAAGAAGTTAAGAAATAACGCCACACCGCAGGAAATTATTATGTGGTCTCGCTTGAAAGGTAACCAACTCGGGCACAAGTTTCGCCGCCAACACGGAATAGGGAAGTATATAGTGGATTTTTATTGTCCGGAAAAGAAACTCATCATTGAACTGGATGGCTCACAACATATTGACTCTGGCTACGATAAGATGAGGTCGGAATATCTTGAGAGTGTTGGATGCAAGATAATAAGATTCTGGGATAGTGAAGTGAATACAAACATTGATGGGGTGTTAATGAAGATACAAAGTGCGTTAGAATAG
- the dnaK gene encoding molecular chaperone DnaK: MSKILGIDLGTTFSAIAVMEGGTPKIIENAEGARTTPSIVAESKTGERLVGLLAKRQAVTNPKNTVYQIKRFIGHTYDEAGVQKDIKNVPFETRKSDKGSIEVKMADKWLRPEEISAMILGKLKADAEARFGEKITEAVITVPAYFNDSQRQATKDAGKIAGLDVKRIINEPTAAALAYGFNKKKEEKIAVFDFGGGTFDVSILEVGDDVIEVKSTDGDSHLGGRDIDAKVVAWLADEFKKENVIDLRKDPLALQRLDEAAEKAKIELSTATQTEINIPFITSGVDGPKHLLVTMTRAKLEELAGEFVERAMDITKRAMEASPFKVGEINEVILVGGQTRMPALQKAVKEFFGKEPHMGVNPDEVVAIGAAIQGGILGGDVKDILLLDVIPLSLGIETMGGVATKLIEKNTTVPTSRSQTFSTAADNQTQVEIHITQGERPMAPDNKSLGKFILDGIPPAPRGMPQVEVTFDIDANGILNVKAKDKTSGKEQSIRIEASSGLSQDEIEKMKKEAEAHSAEDQKKKELVEAKNLAEQLSYTAEKSLKDAGEKVPADLKKTIEEKIAALKTAQNGQDVGAIKSASEALSVEMQKIGPHMNASNNQDTRNNNQTEEKKDGNVRDAEVKEENPSNSSGQGKDEGEEKKG, from the coding sequence ATGTCAAAAATACTCGGAATCGACCTCGGCACCACCTTTTCCGCAATCGCGGTTATGGAAGGAGGAACGCCGAAGATAATTGAAAACGCCGAAGGCGCGCGTACAACGCCTTCAATAGTTGCCGAATCAAAAACCGGCGAACGGCTTGTGGGTCTTCTCGCCAAACGTCAGGCCGTTACCAATCCCAAAAACACCGTCTACCAAATCAAACGCTTTATCGGTCACACTTACGACGAGGCGGGCGTTCAGAAGGATATTAAAAACGTACCCTTTGAAACGCGTAAATCCGACAAGGGAAGCATTGAAGTAAAAATGGCCGACAAATGGCTTCGTCCTGAAGAAATTTCAGCCATGATTTTAGGCAAGCTCAAGGCGGACGCGGAAGCGCGGTTCGGCGAAAAAATTACCGAAGCAGTCATCACCGTTCCGGCATATTTCAACGACAGCCAAAGGCAGGCCACAAAGGACGCGGGCAAAATTGCGGGTCTTGACGTAAAACGAATTATAAACGAGCCGACCGCCGCCGCGCTCGCGTACGGCTTTAACAAAAAGAAAGAGGAAAAAATCGCCGTCTTTGACTTTGGAGGTGGTACTTTTGACGTTTCTATTTTGGAAGTCGGCGACGATGTCATTGAAGTCAAATCCACGGACGGCGACTCGCATTTGGGCGGTAGAGACATTGACGCAAAAGTAGTCGCCTGGCTCGCTGACGAGTTTAAAAAAGAAAACGTTATTGATCTACGCAAAGACCCTCTGGCTCTCCAGCGACTGGACGAAGCGGCCGAAAAAGCGAAAATTGAACTTTCAACGGCAACCCAGACAGAGATAAATATTCCATTTATCACTTCAGGAGTGGACGGACCAAAGCACCTTCTTGTAACAATGACCCGCGCCAAACTTGAAGAGTTGGCGGGAGAATTTGTGGAGCGAGCCATGGATATTACAAAACGGGCCATGGAGGCCTCGCCTTTTAAAGTGGGAGAAATAAACGAAGTCATACTCGTCGGCGGTCAAACCAGAATGCCCGCCCTTCAAAAGGCGGTAAAAGAATTTTTTGGCAAAGAACCGCATATGGGCGTAAACCCCGACGAAGTGGTGGCAATAGGAGCGGCAATTCAAGGGGGAATACTCGGTGGCGACGTGAAGGACATTTTGCTTTTGGATGTTATTCCGCTTTCTTTGGGAATTGAAACAATGGGCGGAGTGGCTACAAAACTTATTGAGAAAAACACTACCGTACCGACCTCGCGCTCGCAGACCTTTTCAACGGCCGCCGACAACCAGACTCAGGTGGAAATACATATTACTCAAGGCGAGAGACCTATGGCTCCTGACAACAAATCCCTCGGAAAATTTATTCTGGATGGAATCCCTCCGGCGCCTCGCGGGATGCCACAGGTAGAAGTAACCTTTGACATAGACGCAAACGGTATTTTAAATGTCAAAGCCAAGGACAAAACATCGGGTAAAGAACAGTCAATCCGTATTGAAGCGTCTTCGGGGCTTTCGCAAGATGAAATAGAAAAAATGAAGAAAGAGGCGGAAGCTCACAGCGCGGAAGACCAAAAGAAAAAAGAGTTGGTGGAAGCCAAAAATCTGGCCGAACAGCTATCCTACACGGCGGAGAAGTCCCTCAAAGACGCGGGCGAAAAAGTGCCGGCGGATTTAAAGAAAACCATTGAAGAAAAAATCGCCGCGCTTAAAACCGCGCAAAACGGACAAGACGTGGGCGCTATAAAATCGGCAAGCGAAGCGCTGTCCGTGGAAATGCAAAAAATTGGCCCGCATATGAATGCGAGCAATAACCAAGATACAAGAAACAATAACCAAACGGAGGAGAAGAAGGACGGGAATGTGAGAGATGCCGAAGTGAAGGAGGAAAATCCCTCTAATTCCTCGGGACAGGGAAAAGACGAGGGGGAAGAGAAGAAGGGATAA
- the dnaJ gene encoding molecular chaperone DnaJ, with the protein MSKNYYEVLGVDKSASKDEIKKAFRKMAHKYHPDKGGGDETRFKEASEAYSILSDDKKRAEYDAYGRVFSDTSAGGSQGGGFGGFDFSDFVRQSGFGGGEGVEFDIGDLFGEFFGGGGRSRTKRGRDISMDVELSFEEAIFGVTRKILLNKVSACDICGGSGAKNPQDMKTCSLCNGKGKIHETRRSIMGSFSTVKPCETCMGRGKVPKDICGNCAGRGVLRKQEEVSIKIPVGIDTGEMIRLSGAGEAVAGGVSGDLYVKIHVGKHPLYRKEGNNIVTDLNVKLTSAILGDEYTLKTLEENTITIKIPAGIGFGEILRVKGKGVPTDSGRRGDLLIRVNIDLPKKLSKEARKTIETLKREGI; encoded by the coding sequence ATGTCAAAAAACTATTATGAAGTTCTGGGAGTGGACAAGTCCGCCTCAAAAGACGAAATAAAAAAAGCCTTCAGAAAAATGGCGCATAAATACCATCCGGACAAGGGTGGGGGAGACGAGACGAGATTTAAAGAAGCAAGCGAAGCATACTCGATACTTTCAGACGACAAAAAACGCGCCGAATACGACGCTTACGGACGTGTATTTTCCGATACTTCAGCAGGCGGTAGTCAGGGGGGCGGTTTCGGCGGTTTTGACTTTTCCGATTTCGTGCGTCAGAGCGGATTTGGCGGGGGAGAAGGCGTGGAATTTGATATTGGCGACCTTTTTGGCGAATTTTTCGGAGGCGGAGGCAGAAGCAGGACAAAACGGGGCCGAGATATTTCAATGGACGTTGAACTTTCTTTTGAAGAAGCGATTTTCGGCGTTACGAGGAAAATTCTTTTAAATAAAGTGTCGGCTTGTGATATTTGTGGCGGTAGTGGCGCCAAGAACCCTCAAGACATGAAGACATGCTCTCTTTGCAACGGAAAGGGTAAAATTCACGAAACACGTCGCTCCATAATGGGCTCTTTTTCCACTGTTAAACCCTGCGAAACATGCATGGGTCGTGGAAAAGTACCAAAGGACATCTGCGGAAATTGCGCAGGCAGAGGCGTCCTGCGAAAGCAAGAAGAGGTCTCTATAAAAATCCCCGTGGGAATTGACACGGGAGAGATGATACGTCTTTCCGGCGCGGGCGAAGCCGTAGCTGGCGGGGTCTCGGGAGACCTTTACGTTAAAATACATGTCGGCAAACACCCTCTCTACCGCAAAGAAGGCAACAACATCGTAACCGACCTTAACGTGAAATTAACAAGCGCCATTTTAGGCGACGAGTACACTCTTAAGACCCTTGAAGAAAACACCATTACCATAAAAATACCGGCAGGTATAGGTTTTGGCGAGATATTAAGAGTAAAAGGAAAAGGGGTGCCGACCGACAGCGGTCGCCGAGGCGATTTGCTTATCCGAGTAAACATTGACCTTCCAAAAAAGCTTTCAAAAGAGGCAAGGAAAACCATTGAAACCCTTAAGAGAGAAGGCATATAA
- a CDS encoding ThiF family adenylyltransferase, which produces MFVPIICKDEESYRKLKVENPGLRNLDVFELQLKELFNIRNPNVANKIRFPDGESKFLKSPPVESVWIYFPWKELIVKMVSSDAYFELRTARNKNIISKEEQQSYRNLRIGIAGLSVGSAILENLNISGGPQSVKIADFDRLETTNLNRIRGTLLDIGQLKTEVAAWRAYELDPFLHLETYDSGLDEKNIEKFMMEPKLDAFIDEMDSLEMKYRAREICKKNGIPVLMATEVGDKAVLDVERYDLEPETEPFLGALDGWDFESLKKVDREKWFELTSKIIDRRHLSERMTQSVGEIGRTLAGVPQLGTAASVAGASISLALRKISSGKKLPSGKYVTDLERALENRV; this is translated from the coding sequence GTGTTCGTCCCTATAATTTGCAAAGACGAAGAGAGTTATAGAAAACTGAAAGTTGAAAATCCCGGACTGCGGAATTTGGATGTTTTTGAATTGCAACTGAAAGAGCTCTTCAATATCAGAAATCCCAACGTGGCTAACAAAATCAGGTTTCCTGATGGGGAAAGCAAATTTTTAAAATCTCCGCCGGTAGAGTCCGTTTGGATTTATTTTCCATGGAAAGAGCTGATTGTGAAGATGGTGAGCAGTGATGCATATTTTGAACTGCGGACGGCAAGGAACAAGAACATAATAAGCAAAGAGGAGCAACAATCATACAGAAATCTCCGCATCGGCATAGCGGGACTTTCGGTCGGCTCGGCTATATTGGAAAACCTAAACATAAGTGGCGGTCCTCAAAGTGTTAAAATTGCCGACTTTGACCGATTGGAAACAACTAATCTAAATCGTATAAGAGGCACTTTGCTTGACATTGGGCAATTAAAAACGGAAGTGGCGGCTTGGCGCGCCTATGAACTTGACCCGTTTTTGCATTTAGAAACTTATGACAGTGGCTTGGACGAGAAAAACATTGAGAAATTTATGATGGAGCCGAAACTTGACGCGTTTATTGACGAGATGGATTCCCTTGAGATGAAGTACCGGGCAAGGGAAATTTGCAAGAAAAACGGAATCCCTGTTTTAATGGCCACAGAAGTGGGGGACAAAGCCGTTTTGGACGTGGAACGGTATGACTTAGAGCCGGAGACAGAGCCGTTCCTCGGTGCCTTAGACGGATGGGATTTTGAGTCCTTAAAAAAAGTTGACAGAGAGAAATGGTTTGAACTGACATCAAAAATAATAGACCGGAGGCATCTTTCAGAGAGAATGACACAGTCGGTTGGTGAAATAGGTCGAACGCTCGCGGGAGTTCCACAGCTCGGGACTGCCGCTTCGGTTGCCGGCGCGTCAATATCTCTGGCTTTGCGCAAAATAAGCAGCGGGAAAAAACTGCCATCAGGAAAATACGTTACGGATTTAGAGCGTGCTCTTGAAAATAGAGTATAA
- a CDS encoding aromatic amino acid ammonia-lyase, with amino-acid sequence MIEQIKKAVEIGKGKTLKIEDCKAVAREGTQVKISSQGKKALNESNDFLQQLHEKRLLIYGINTQFGGQVNYIEPALTASQKDYDSSVRQRQINLIRSHNCGIGPEVSEDIVRAAMLLRAHCLSLGFSGVRVEVVEKLLALLENSIHPVVKRYGSIGASGDLVPLSAIACAIVGENTPVNLRDGKLPASEALDKFKIIPLRPELREGLALINGTSFMTAAASLAFYDLERLFGQMLKAVALSLEGLLVIDSGYDALIHKVKLHTGSQEVNAIMNDFWRGSSLVRKLDQLRKDKGAQKRNASDPQEIFLQDCYSVRSIPQGFGTFKENMGRVRQWIESEMNSVNDNPVVDTKSKRALQGSNFMGYYISQGSDILKMEIAQASAWLHAILANMVNERRSRGLPANLVREPGLYSGFRPIQIAAASLVVQNRKLAVAHQNFMIPTEGDNQDVNSLGTHAALDLGDAVSNLRYLTAILLLAGAQAVELRGLDKAGKEARSLVKKIRQRAAVIDKDENPASSVDAVVQLLKNEEV; translated from the coding sequence ATGATTGAACAAATTAAGAAAGCGGTTGAAATAGGGAAAGGGAAGACCCTTAAAATTGAGGATTGCAAAGCCGTGGCGCGGGAGGGCACGCAGGTAAAGATAAGTTCGCAGGGGAAGAAAGCGCTAAATGAATCAAACGACTTCCTTCAGCAACTGCATGAAAAGCGGCTTTTAATCTACGGAATAAATACTCAATTTGGAGGCCAAGTTAACTATATTGAACCAGCGCTTACCGCCAGTCAAAAGGACTACGACTCCTCGGTAAGACAAAGGCAAATTAACCTTATACGTTCGCACAATTGCGGCATCGGCCCGGAAGTGTCAGAAGATATCGTAAGGGCCGCCATGTTATTGCGAGCACATTGCCTTTCTCTCGGATTTTCAGGAGTGAGAGTCGAAGTCGTTGAGAAGCTACTTGCGCTTCTTGAAAATTCCATTCACCCGGTTGTAAAGCGGTACGGTTCTATTGGCGCAAGTGGCGACCTTGTGCCCTTATCTGCAATCGCTTGCGCCATTGTCGGTGAAAATACGCCGGTAAATTTGAGGGATGGAAAGTTGCCCGCCAGCGAGGCGTTGGACAAGTTTAAAATAATTCCTCTGCGCCCCGAGCTTCGCGAGGGACTTGCGCTTATAAACGGCACCTCCTTTATGACAGCCGCCGCATCTTTGGCATTTTACGATTTGGAAAGGCTGTTTGGACAGATGCTTAAGGCAGTGGCTTTGTCGTTAGAAGGCCTTTTAGTCATTGATAGCGGATATGATGCGCTGATTCACAAAGTTAAACTGCACACGGGGTCACAAGAAGTCAACGCCATCATGAACGACTTTTGGAGAGGGAGTTCGCTTGTGCGAAAATTGGACCAATTGAGAAAAGACAAAGGCGCGCAAAAAAGAAACGCTTCGGACCCACAGGAGATTTTCTTACAGGATTGCTATTCGGTACGCTCAATACCGCAAGGATTCGGTACCTTCAAGGAAAATATGGGACGTGTCAGGCAGTGGATTGAATCGGAAATGAATTCCGTAAATGACAACCCCGTTGTTGACACCAAAAGCAAGAGAGCTCTGCAGGGATCGAATTTCATGGGTTATTATATAAGTCAAGGCTCCGATATCTTGAAAATGGAGATAGCCCAGGCATCAGCATGGCTTCACGCAATTCTCGCCAATATGGTAAACGAGCGCAGAAGCAGAGGATTACCCGCAAATCTCGTAAGGGAACCGGGGCTCTATAGCGGTTTTAGACCTATCCAAATTGCCGCCGCCTCATTGGTTGTGCAAAACAGAAAGCTCGCCGTGGCTCATCAGAATTTTATGATCCCAACCGAGGGGGATAATCAAGATGTAAACAGTTTGGGCACGCACGCGGCTCTCGATCTTGGAGACGCTGTTTCAAATCTGCGGTATCTAACGGCTATTCTTTTGCTTGCCGGCGCGCAAGCGGTTGAGCTTCGCGGTTTAGACAAAGCCGGAAAGGAAGCGAGATCATTGGTGAAAAAGATCCGCCAGCGGGCAGCAGTCATTGATAAAGACGAAAATCCCGCTTCTTCAGTTGACGCGGTGGTACAACTACTAAAGAACGAAGAAGTGTAG